A region of Candidatus Aramenus sp. CH1 DNA encodes the following proteins:
- the hisF gene encoding imidazole glycerol phosphate synthase subunit HisF, with product MTAKRIIACLDVKNGRVVKGVNFLNLKDKGDPVELASRYEEEGADEVVFLDISATVEGRAILLNVVRDTASVLSIPLTVGGGIRTLDDVSRVLSSGADKVSVNTAAVENKLLVAKASEEFGAQAVVVAIDAKRVGNSWRVFTKSGSYDTGLDTVKWAKEVELLGAGEILLTSIDRDGTRQGYDIDLTRAIVNAVNVPVIASGGAGKMEHFYEVFSKAKVEAALAAGIFHDGIVKIPELKAYLKAKGLEVRL from the coding sequence ATGACTGCGAAGAGGATAATTGCCTGCCTAGACGTGAAAAACGGAAGGGTAGTGAAGGGAGTTAACTTCCTGAACCTCAAGGACAAGGGAGACCCAGTAGAGCTGGCGTCCAGGTATGAGGAGGAAGGGGCTGACGAGGTGGTCTTCCTGGACATATCTGCAACTGTAGAAGGTAGGGCTATCCTCCTCAACGTGGTTAGGGACACTGCCAGCGTCCTCTCCATTCCACTTACCGTGGGAGGCGGGATAAGGACGTTGGATGACGTGTCAAGGGTTTTGTCTTCAGGGGCAGATAAGGTAAGCGTCAACACAGCAGCAGTGGAGAACAAGTTGTTAGTAGCGAAGGCTTCTGAGGAGTTCGGGGCACAAGCTGTTGTAGTGGCAATAGACGCTAAGAGGGTGGGCAACTCGTGGAGGGTCTTCACCAAGTCAGGGAGCTACGACACTGGCTTAGACACTGTGAAGTGGGCTAAGGAGGTCGAGCTGTTGGGGGCTGGTGAGATACTCCTGACGAGCATTGACAGGGATGGTACTAGGCAGGGCTACGACATAGATCTCACTAGGGCTATCGTCAACGCAGTTAACGTCCCAGTAATAGCCAGCGGAGGCGCGGGAAAAATGGAGCACTTCTACGAGGTGTTCTCCAAGGCGAAGGTAGAGGCAGCGTTAGCGGCTGGGATATTCCACGACGGAATTGTGAAGATCCCAGAGCTTAAGGCTTACTTAAAAGCTAAAGGCTTGGAGGTAAGACTATGA
- the hisB gene encoding imidazoleglycerol-phosphate dehydratase (catalyzes the dehydration of D-erythro-1-(imidazol-4-yl)glycerol 3-phosphate to 3-(imidazol-4-yl)-2-oxopropyl phosphate in histidine biosynthesis) has translation MELDLDTPGEVEVETSVPFFNHMLHTLLFYMRATSKVKGEDKQGYDDHHIVEDVAITLGMALKEALGNKEGIKRFSHQIIPMDEALVMLALDISGRPYSKVELNLKRESVGGLSTENVPHFFSSLATSAGITLHVLQFRGENDHHVIEASFKALGLALYDASRIVYKGVTSTKGSL, from the coding sequence GTGGAGCTCGACTTAGACACTCCAGGGGAAGTGGAGGTAGAGACTTCGGTTCCCTTCTTCAACCACATGTTGCACACCCTCCTCTTCTACATGAGGGCTACGTCTAAGGTGAAGGGAGAGGACAAGCAGGGCTACGACGACCACCACATAGTCGAGGACGTGGCAATAACCCTGGGGATGGCTTTGAAGGAAGCCTTGGGAAACAAGGAGGGAATAAAGAGGTTCTCCCACCAGATCATCCCGATGGACGAGGCGTTGGTTATGTTGGCCTTGGACATATCTGGCAGACCGTACTCAAAGGTTGAGCTAAACTTAAAGAGGGAGAGCGTAGGGGGACTATCTACGGAGAACGTGCCCCACTTCTTCAGCTCTCTAGCTACAAGTGCTGGAATCACTCTGCACGTACTCCAGTTTAGGGGAGAGAACGACCACCACGTCATCGAGGCCTCGTTTAAGGCACTTGGGCTTGCCCTTTACGACGCTTCCAGGATAGTGTATAAAGGAGTTACGAGCACGAAGGGATCGCTATGA